A single genomic interval of Prunus dulcis chromosome 5, ALMONDv2, whole genome shotgun sequence harbors:
- the LOC117628115 gene encoding serine racemase has product MEAESQMREVKYAADISSIREAQARIKPFIHQTPVLSSESLNALAGRQLFFKCECFQKGGAFKFRGACNAVFSLDDDQAVKGVVTHSSGNHAAALSLAAKLRGIPAYIVIPKNAPKCKVENVIRYGGQVIWSEPTMQSRESTAAKVLQETGAVLLHPYNNRRIISGQGTISLELLEQQVPQLDTIIVPISGGGLISGVALAAKSINPAIRVLAAEPEGANDAAQSKAAGRIITLPETNTVADGLRAFLGDLTWPVVRDLVDGIITVEDKEIIHAMKLCYEILKVAVEPSGAIGLAAVLSNSFKKNSAWKDCSNIGIILSGGNLDLGILWDAYRK; this is encoded by the exons ATGGAAGCAGAGAGTCAAATGAGGGAGGTAAAATATGCTGCTGATATTTCCTCTATAAGGGAAGCACAAGCACGCATCAAGCCATTCATACACCAAACTCCTGTCTTGTCCTCTGAATCTTTGAATGCTCTTGCAGGAAGGCAGCTGTTTTTCAAATGTGAATGTTTTCAAAAGGG TGGTGCTTTCAAATTCAGAGGCGCTTGCAATGCTGTATTTTCACTCGATGATGATCAGGCTGTTAAAGGGGTTGTAACACACAGCAG TGGTAACCATGCTGCAGCATTGTCTTTGGCTGCAAAACTACGTGGAATCCCTGCATATATAGTTATACCAAAAAATGCTCCGAAATGCAAAGTTGAGAATGTCATTCGTTACGGTGGTCAGGTTATCTGGAGTGAGCCCACAATGCAGTCAAGGGAAAGTACTGCAGCCAAGGTGTTGCAAGAAACTGGCGCAGTTCTTCTACATCCTTATAACAATAGGCGCATAATAAG TGGGCAGGGTACCATATCATTGGAGCTTCTGGAGCAACAAGTTCCACAGTTAGACACTATTATAGTTCCCATAAGTG GAGGTGGCTTGATATCAGGTGTGGCTTTGGCTGCCAAGTCCATCAACCCTGCAATTCGAGTTTTAGCTGCTGAGCCTGAGGGAGCCAACGATGCAGCTCAATCCAAAGCAGCTGGGAGGATAATAACATTGCCCGAGACCAACACTGTAGCAGATGGTCTTCGAGCTTTTCTTGGAGATCTTACCTG GCCCGTAGTAAGAGATCTTGTTGATGGCATCATAACCGTGGAGGACAAGGAGATAATACACGCCATGAAACTCTGTTATGAGATTCTGAAGGTTGCAGTAGAACCTAGCGGAGCAATAGGCCTTGCTGCTGTATTGTCCAATAGTTTTAAGAAAAACTCTGCTTGGAAGGATTGCAGCAACATAGGAATTATACTTTCTGGAGGTAATCTAGATCTAGGCATCCTATGGGATGCCTACAGAAAATGA